The following are from one region of the Pantanalinema sp. genome:
- a CDS encoding single-stranded DNA-binding protein — protein MNRLAIVGRVIADPELRTVGERLVASVPISVNRPYKRREAVYPDSDVFRVEVWGNRGETLVNHVAKGSHIWANGRVELRKVENGGYYVDVRDAEWGFAGARPPGSLETSEKEAPEGSEALPF, from the coding sequence ATGAACCGCTTAGCAATCGTCGGCCGCGTCATCGCCGACCCCGAGCTCAGGACCGTCGGCGAACGGCTCGTGGCCAGCGTCCCCATCTCGGTCAACCGCCCCTACAAGCGCCGTGAGGCAGTCTACCCCGACTCCGACGTGTTCCGGGTCGAGGTGTGGGGCAACCGCGGCGAGACCCTGGTCAACCACGTCGCCAAGGGCAGCCACATCTGGGCGAACGGCCGCGTCGAGCTCCGCAAGGTCGAGAACGGCGGCTACTACGTGGACGTCCGGGACGCCGAGTGGGGCTTCGCCGGAGCCAGGCCCCCGGGCAGCCTCGAGACCTCGGAAAAGGAAGCGCCGGAAGGCAGCGAGGCCCTTCCCTTCTAA